A single window of bacterium DNA harbors:
- a CDS encoding sugar transferase, which translates to MSPRPPATDVFAAAGGYDAFIARDPDGPVPAADPVGAVFKRLVDLLGAAVGLLLVMPVFPLLVLLIRLDSPGPVFFRQRRVGLRGRVFYCYKFRSMVADAEVRKEDLAHLNEASGAAFKIERDPRITGVGRFLRRSSLDEFPQLFNVLRGEMSVVGPRPQIPSEVAAYTPAQARRLQVRPGLTC; encoded by the coding sequence GTGAGCCCGCGGCCCCCCGCCACGGACGTCTTCGCCGCCGCCGGCGGCTACGACGCCTTCATCGCGCGCGATCCCGACGGGCCGGTGCCCGCCGCCGATCCGGTCGGCGCGGTGTTCAAGCGCCTGGTCGACCTGCTGGGCGCCGCCGTCGGCCTGCTGCTCGTGATGCCGGTGTTCCCGCTGCTCGTCCTGCTGATCCGGCTCGACTCCCCGGGGCCGGTGTTCTTCCGCCAGCGGCGCGTCGGCCTGCGTGGCCGTGTCTTCTACTGCTACAAGTTCCGATCCATGGTCGCGGATGCCGAAGTGCGCAAGGAGGATCTTGCCCACCTGAACGAGGCCAGCGGCGCCGCCTTCAAGATCGAACGCGACCCGCGCATCACCGGCGTCGGCCGTTTCCTGCGGCGCAGCAGCCTCGACGAGTTCCCGCAGCTGTTCAACGTGCTGCGCGGCGAGATGTCGGTGGTGGGCCCGCGCCCCCAGATCCCCAGCGAGGTGGCCGCCTACACGCCGGCCCAGGCGCGCCGGCTCCAGGTGAGGCCCGGGCTGACCTGCC
- a CDS encoding glycosyltransferase family 39 protein: MSQRPHDTFARLGAMPALDPAGRRSERLLFVILVTAAAAILRGYHLGASPLWIDEYQTWRNLHPGAGHGLWEQFRDNIQGPLYLLLSWRPGQPASPEWLLRLPAALAGVLAVPVMYKLGSEWRDRSTGAWAALLLALNPFHVWYGQEARGYSLMILLAMAATLQLLRMQRHGASTRGGLTYGLLAGLAVLSNMSALFLVAAHALGVLLLHRPRDGRAWRGWAVAFGLTGLIALPWLLQATGFWYPGRLAPGGGGGLLPEGQERLTPLAVPYALHTFFYGFSLGPTLEELHRPDRLEIVRRYLPLLAAGALAAAFPALTGWWRSRRRLETALWVAVPFVALVAMRLLDVKTFTPRYLAVTAPFLLLAAGHGLSTLHGWTVRMASLALLGLTLWSSASYHVDPRYAKDDVRSAAVWIANQDAAGEPVLVPVVTDLFRLYYDGRGEVRDFWGLGAIGSRADATRVLSERIGGADQAWLVLCRSGTLDPGHHFPAALDDLGDVVAVREFPGVTALRWRRAPAADGEVGR; encoded by the coding sequence GTGAGCCAGCGCCCGCACGACACGTTCGCCCGCCTCGGCGCCATGCCGGCGCTCGATCCCGCCGGCCGGCGCAGCGAACGCCTGCTGTTCGTGATCCTGGTGACGGCCGCGGCGGCGATCCTGCGCGGGTACCACCTCGGCGCCTCGCCGCTGTGGATCGACGAGTACCAGACCTGGCGCAACCTCCATCCCGGAGCCGGGCATGGGCTCTGGGAGCAGTTCCGCGACAACATCCAGGGCCCGCTGTACCTGCTGCTGAGCTGGCGCCCCGGGCAGCCGGCATCGCCCGAGTGGCTCCTGCGGCTGCCGGCGGCGCTGGCCGGCGTCCTGGCCGTCCCGGTGATGTACAAGCTCGGCAGCGAGTGGCGCGACCGCTCGACCGGCGCCTGGGCGGCCCTGCTGCTCGCGCTCAACCCCTTCCACGTCTGGTACGGGCAGGAGGCGCGCGGCTATTCCCTGATGATCCTGCTCGCCATGGCGGCGACCCTGCAGCTGCTGCGCATGCAGCGCCACGGCGCCTCGACGCGGGGCGGCCTGACCTACGGCCTGCTCGCCGGCCTCGCCGTGCTGAGCAACATGTCGGCGCTGTTCCTGGTCGCGGCCCACGCGCTGGGCGTGCTGCTGCTGCACCGGCCGCGGGACGGCCGGGCCTGGCGCGGGTGGGCGGTCGCCTTCGGGTTGACGGGCCTGATCGCCCTGCCGTGGCTGCTGCAGGCGACGGGCTTCTGGTACCCCGGCCGGCTGGCGCCCGGGGGAGGGGGCGGGCTGTTGCCCGAGGGGCAGGAACGCCTGACGCCGCTGGCCGTGCCCTACGCCCTGCACACCTTCTTCTACGGCTTCAGCCTGGGGCCGACGCTCGAGGAACTGCACCGGCCCGACCGCCTGGAGATCGTCCGCCGCTACCTGCCGCTGCTGGCGGCGGGCGCGCTCGCTGCCGCGTTCCCGGCGCTCACGGGCTGGTGGCGCAGCCGGCGGCGACTCGAGACGGCGCTGTGGGTGGCGGTGCCGTTCGTCGCGCTGGTCGCGATGCGCCTGCTGGACGTGAAGACCTTCACGCCCCGCTACCTGGCGGTGACGGCCCCCTTCCTGCTGCTCGCGGCCGGTCACGGCCTCAGCACGCTGCACGGTTGGACGGTGCGGATGGCGAGCCTGGCCCTGCTCGGGCTGACCCTGTGGTCGTCGGCCAGCTACCACGTCGATCCGCGATACGCCAAGGACGACGTGCGATCGGCCGCTGTCTGGATCGCTAACCAGGACGCCGCGGGCGAACCGGTGCTCGTGCCCGTGGTCACCGACCTGTTCCGCCTCTACTACGATGGCCGCGGCGAGGTGCGCGACTTCTGGGGGCTCGGCGCGATCGGCAGCCGCGCCGACGCGACCCGGGTACTGTCCGAGAGGATCGGCGGCGCCGATCAGGCTTGGCTGGTCCTGTGCCGCAGCGGGACGCTCGACCCGGGCCACCACTTCCCCGCGGCGCTCGACGACCTGGGCGACGTGGTCGCGGTGCGCGAGTTCCCCGGCGTCACCGCCCTGCGCTGGCGGCGCGCGCCGGCGGCGGACGGGGAGGTCGGCCGGTGA
- a CDS encoding DUF3108 domain-containing protein gives MSLRRLRAVITPTVWAAAVFAVLVAVAVGRALADPLAVDPAAGPETTATAPDPAAAFAPVPYGPGEMLVFSIDYGPVNAGEASLEVGEVVDSGGRPCYPVESKAASNRFFSAFYLVRDKVTTHIDVHTLATRYFSKRLREGDYRKNVAIRYDQEAGKARHLDGRDEDVPTGVQDILSAFYFVRTLPLEPGQPALVTTHSSRKTYDLVVNVHGRERITVPAGTFDCLVVQPVIQGEGLFQFEGDLTIWLSDDEHRLPVLMKTKVKVGAIDASLKSYRLGRPLHPEVRP, from the coding sequence ATGAGCCTGCGACGACTCCGGGCGGTCATCACGCCGACGGTCTGGGCCGCGGCGGTGTTCGCCGTGCTCGTGGCGGTGGCCGTCGGGCGCGCCCTCGCCGACCCGCTCGCCGTCGATCCCGCCGCTGGTCCGGAAACGACCGCCACCGCACCGGATCCTGCCGCCGCGTTCGCGCCGGTGCCGTACGGGCCGGGCGAAATGCTGGTCTTCTCGATCGACTACGGTCCCGTCAACGCCGGCGAGGCCTCCCTGGAGGTCGGGGAGGTCGTCGACTCCGGCGGCCGCCCCTGCTACCCCGTGGAGAGCAAGGCGGCGTCCAACCGCTTCTTCTCGGCGTTCTACCTCGTGCGGGACAAGGTCACCACCCACATCGACGTGCACACGCTCGCGACGCGCTACTTCAGCAAGCGGTTGCGCGAGGGCGACTACCGCAAGAACGTGGCGATCCGCTACGACCAGGAAGCGGGCAAGGCCCGCCACCTCGACGGTCGCGACGAGGACGTTCCCACCGGGGTGCAGGACATCCTGTCGGCCTTCTACTTCGTCCGCACCCTGCCGCTGGAACCCGGGCAGCCGGCCCTGGTGACCACGCACAGTTCGCGCAAGACCTACGACCTCGTGGTCAACGTCCACGGCCGCGAGCGGATCACCGTCCCGGCCGGCACGTTCGACTGCCTCGTCGTGCAACCGGTCATCCAGGGCGAAGGGCTCTTCCAGTTCGAGGGCGACCTCACGATCTGGCTGTCGGACGACGAGCACCGCCTGCCCGTGCTCATGAAGACGAAGGTGAAGGTCGGGGCCATCGACGCCTCGCTGAAATCGTACCGGCTCGGCCGTCCCCTGCACCCGGAGGTCCGGCCGTGA
- a CDS encoding glycosyltransferase family 9 protein, which yields MNPAFSDDLPRLRRILVIRRRALGDAVVTLPAVHALAAACPQARVDLLVDRPFVPLLRELADRVRVVSWPPSPQEAPSGWLPHLRAQRYDLVVDILSTPRTALWTALSGARWRVGYALRWRRWAYNLPVPRDRQDGHRLRQFAAEGFLELARTLGADTAPWRPGGFASGIGRTGDDPTRAADGWPGDGGRPRIGLILSATWPVKSWPVVEAVRLMRALAARGASVLLIPGPGDRDIAAAVAAAAPELRIAPATDLLELTGLLGRLDVLVATDCGPRHIAAGLGVPTVTLFGPTDPRGWNPEHPLHIMVRTGEPCSPCDLLTCPVAGHPCMTGLRAERVLTALDGLTARLRAATREVT from the coding sequence ATGAACCCGGCCTTCAGCGACGACCTGCCGCGGCTGCGCCGGATCCTGGTGATCCGCCGCCGCGCCCTCGGCGACGCCGTGGTCACGCTGCCGGCGGTGCACGCGCTGGCTGCGGCCTGCCCGCAGGCGCGGGTCGACCTGCTCGTGGACCGGCCCTTCGTCCCCCTGCTGCGGGAACTCGCCGACCGCGTCCGGGTGGTGAGCTGGCCGCCGTCGCCGCAGGAGGCGCCGTCGGGTTGGCTCCCTCACCTGCGCGCCCAGCGGTACGACCTCGTGGTCGACATCCTGAGCACGCCCCGCACGGCCCTGTGGACCGCCCTGAGCGGCGCCCGCTGGCGCGTCGGCTACGCCCTGCGGTGGCGGCGCTGGGCCTACAACCTGCCGGTGCCGCGCGATCGCCAGGACGGCCACCGGTTGCGGCAGTTCGCCGCCGAAGGCTTCCTGGAACTGGCGCGGACGCTGGGCGCCGACACCGCGCCGTGGCGGCCCGGCGGTTTCGCGAGCGGGATCGGCCGCACGGGTGACGACCCGACGCGCGCCGCCGATGGCTGGCCGGGAGACGGCGGTCGCCCGCGGATCGGCCTGATCCTGAGCGCGACCTGGCCGGTGAAGTCCTGGCCGGTCGTTGAAGCCGTGCGCCTGATGCGGGCGCTCGCGGCGCGCGGCGCTTCGGTGCTGCTGATCCCGGGGCCGGGCGACCGGGACATCGCGGCGGCCGTCGCCGCGGCGGCGCCCGAGCTGCGGATCGCTCCGGCCACGGATCTGTTGGAGCTGACCGGGCTGCTGGGGCGGCTCGATGTGCTGGTAGCGACCGATTGCGGCCCGCGCCACATCGCCGCCGGTCTGGGCGTGCCGACGGTGACCCTGTTCGGCCCGACCGACCCGCGGGGCTGGAACCCGGAACATCCCTTGCATATCATGGTACGGACCGGGGAACCTTGTTCCCCCTGCGACCTGTTGACATGTCCGGTGGCCGGTCATCCCTGCATGACGGGTCTGCGCGCCGAACGCGTGTTGACGGCGCTGGATGGTCTGACGGCTCGCCTGCGGGCCGCGACGAGGGAGGTCACATGA